A stretch of Pseudomonas sp. LRP2-20 DNA encodes these proteins:
- the icmH gene encoding type IVB secretion system protein IcmH/DotU, translating into MKENNTSPTDAAQVENEKLQTIIEASLSGDSPAEAEGAEQKPKPEPVQAGYAADPDFQLRGGFANLMLDAAAPLFGLVMRLRTLDELPNIKDVHRQVRNQVDNIREEMRQHGYEHTQLLAYSYGLCLYIDEAVMETPWGQTSCWSQEPLLSIFHDETWGGEKIFTVLARLMQEPERYQDVLEFMYFALCLGLKGKYAIAPKGEESLNQLIHQLHGIIRELRGPVPESVGDPYTNVAPRNFRMSRQWPWWSPLVISALAMAVAYGIYSYRLHLITTEVLESLNGILQQ; encoded by the coding sequence GTGAAAGAAAACAACACCTCCCCCACCGATGCGGCACAGGTTGAGAACGAAAAACTGCAGACGATCATCGAGGCGTCATTGTCCGGCGACTCGCCCGCTGAAGCCGAAGGGGCCGAACAGAAGCCCAAGCCAGAGCCTGTGCAAGCAGGATACGCAGCCGACCCGGACTTCCAGCTGCGAGGCGGCTTCGCAAACCTGATGCTGGATGCGGCGGCCCCCTTGTTCGGCCTGGTCATGCGCCTGCGCACACTGGACGAATTGCCCAACATCAAGGACGTGCACCGACAGGTGCGCAACCAGGTCGACAACATCAGGGAAGAGATGCGCCAGCACGGCTACGAGCACACTCAGCTGCTGGCCTACTCATACGGGCTGTGCCTGTACATCGATGAAGCGGTCATGGAAACGCCCTGGGGCCAGACCAGTTGCTGGAGCCAGGAACCCCTGTTGAGCATCTTCCACGACGAAACCTGGGGTGGGGAGAAGATTTTTACCGTGCTTGCCCGCCTGATGCAGGAGCCCGAACGCTACCAGGACGTACTGGAGTTCATGTACTTCGCGCTTTGCCTTGGCTTGAAGGGCAAATACGCCATTGCACCGAAAGGTGAAGAGTCGCTGAACCAGCTTATTCACCAGCTTCACGGAATCATCCGCGAACTGCGCGGCCCCGTGCCGGAGTCGGTCGGCGATCCCTACACCAACGTGGCCCCGCGCAATTTCCGCATGAGCCGGCAATGGCCGTGGTGGAGCCCGCTGGTCATTTCCGCCCTCGCCATGGCGGTGGCCTACGGCATCTACAGCTACCGGCTGCACCTCATTACCACCGAGGTGCTGGAGTCGCTCAACGGCATCTTGCAGCAGTAA
- a CDS encoding type VI secretion system Vgr family protein yields the protein MPGQSDLRYSFQPLVGNAEFEVVSFELREGISIPFALELKLISFENDIDFGDLLDKPVLFTIWSDESPVRYVHGVVSRFSQAESGFYRTYYDALIEPQLARANLRSNWRIFQHKTVPQILELMLQRQGINQYELRASMDHQVREFCVQAGETDLEFIARLAAEEGFVYRFAHSEKLHKLIITDRLQSLGLISHGAIKTEDEDEDFYHDGEPVDPDSVLYQAASGGDHARPCLRRLRYSEQVRTARQVQRDYTFTNPAYRQEHRAAGPFLEHQSKAYEYFDYPGRYKRDAVGKPFTENRITALRHDVRIAQVQGNDVRLQPGLSFTLTGHPREDLNAHWRVNRVTHKGKQFTSLQEEAAGADVSTHYEQTAVLVPGRTEWRPAPLEKPRIDGPHMATVVGPKGEEIYCDEWGRVKVSFPWDRESQNNEFSSCWVRVSQGWAGGSWGAMAIPRIGQDVIIQYVNGDPDQPMITGRTYCGDQLPPYDLPDHKTRMTIKSQTHKGDGFNELRFEDELGKEEVFIHAQRDQNTKVNNNQSLSVGVDRAQRIGQDEAIAIGRNRLRVVKANDTLKVGGGKNDLITGDYEIEAGNTLRLKCGKTLIELQANGTLNITCETFNLTGQQSGHINTLAAKLDLNADGGAAAAAASGRDSGALKADVDEHFE from the coding sequence ATGCCTGGCCAATCTGACTTGCGCTACAGCTTCCAGCCGCTGGTTGGCAACGCTGAATTCGAAGTGGTGTCGTTCGAACTGCGAGAGGGGATCAGCATACCCTTCGCGCTGGAGCTGAAACTGATCAGCTTCGAAAACGATATCGACTTCGGCGACCTGCTAGACAAACCCGTGCTCTTCACCATCTGGAGCGACGAAAGCCCGGTGCGCTACGTGCACGGTGTGGTCAGCCGCTTCAGCCAGGCTGAAAGCGGCTTCTACCGCACCTACTATGACGCGCTGATCGAGCCCCAGCTGGCCCGTGCCAATCTTCGCTCGAACTGGCGCATCTTCCAGCACAAGACCGTCCCACAGATTCTTGAACTGATGCTCCAGCGCCAGGGCATCAACCAGTACGAACTGCGCGCGAGCATGGACCATCAGGTCCGCGAGTTCTGCGTGCAGGCGGGTGAGACCGACCTTGAATTCATTGCTCGCCTGGCGGCTGAGGAAGGCTTCGTCTACCGCTTCGCGCACAGTGAAAAGCTACACAAGCTGATCATCACCGATCGGCTGCAATCACTGGGGTTGATCAGTCATGGCGCCATCAAGACCGAAGATGAAGACGAGGATTTCTATCATGACGGCGAGCCTGTAGACCCAGACAGCGTGCTGTATCAAGCCGCCAGCGGCGGTGATCATGCCAGGCCCTGCCTTCGCCGCTTGCGCTACAGCGAACAGGTGCGCACCGCACGGCAGGTCCAGCGTGACTACACCTTTACCAACCCGGCCTACCGCCAGGAACACAGGGCAGCCGGGCCCTTCCTGGAGCATCAGTCCAAAGCGTACGAATACTTCGATTACCCAGGCCGCTATAAACGCGATGCCGTGGGCAAGCCGTTCACTGAAAACCGCATCACCGCGCTACGTCATGATGTGCGTATTGCGCAGGTCCAAGGTAACGATGTTCGCCTGCAACCGGGCCTCAGTTTCACCCTGACGGGGCACCCACGTGAAGACCTCAATGCCCATTGGCGGGTGAACAGGGTTACCCACAAAGGCAAGCAGTTCACCAGCTTGCAGGAAGAAGCTGCCGGCGCAGATGTAAGCACGCACTACGAGCAGACTGCCGTGCTGGTCCCTGGACGGACCGAATGGCGCCCTGCCCCACTGGAGAAACCGCGAATCGACGGCCCACACATGGCGACCGTGGTAGGCCCGAAGGGAGAAGAGATCTATTGCGATGAATGGGGCCGGGTCAAGGTCAGCTTTCCGTGGGACCGCGAAAGCCAGAACAACGAGTTCAGCTCCTGCTGGGTGAGGGTATCCCAGGGCTGGGCCGGTGGTAGCTGGGGCGCAATGGCTATTCCACGTATTGGTCAGGACGTGATCATCCAGTACGTCAATGGTGATCCCGACCAACCGATGATTACCGGGCGCACCTATTGCGGCGACCAGCTGCCGCCGTACGACCTGCCCGACCACAAGACCCGCATGACCATCAAGAGCCAGACCCACAAAGGGGATGGCTTCAACGAGCTGCGCTTCGAGGACGAGCTGGGCAAAGAGGAAGTGTTCATCCACGCCCAGAGGGACCAGAACACCAAGGTCAACAACAACCAGTCCCTGTCAGTTGGCGTCGATCGCGCCCAACGGATTGGCCAGGACGAAGCCATCGCCATCGGCCGCAATCGCCTGCGGGTGGTGAAGGCCAACGACACGCTCAAAGTTGGCGGCGGCAAGAACGACCTCATTACCGGTGACTACGAGATCGAAGCCGGCAACACCTTGCGCCTCAAGTGCGGCAAGACCCTCATTGAGCTGCAGGCCAACGGCACGCTCAACATCACCTGCGAAACCTTCAACCTCACCGGCCAGCAGAGCGGGCATATCAACACACTCGCCGCGAAGCTCGACCTCAACGCTGACGGCGGAGCAGCGGCTGCCGCCGCGAGTGGACGCGACAGCGGTGCGCTCAAGGCCGATGTGGATGAGCACTTTGAATAA
- a CDS encoding DUF1795 domain-containing protein, whose product MTDYLTHDLILNLGEEIPEDLTLNMLRFRTRDTTLVVARSPVGNDKTLDDAVEDQLRILRKKSKAMTITPMQIACLGAAEHPIEAREMAIEFMVGETAHFQLQAACLIPGQHRLLVLNYSKPGPLNSDDIKHWRAIKQKLRFNQGPRLP is encoded by the coding sequence ATGACTGACTACCTGACTCACGACCTGATCCTCAACCTGGGGGAGGAAATCCCCGAAGACCTGACGCTCAACATGCTGCGTTTTCGTACCCGAGACACCACGTTGGTGGTGGCGCGCAGCCCTGTCGGCAACGACAAGACATTGGACGACGCCGTCGAAGACCAACTGCGAATACTGCGTAAAAAGTCCAAGGCAATGACCATCACGCCCATGCAGATCGCGTGCTTGGGTGCCGCTGAACACCCGATAGAAGCCCGCGAGATGGCCATTGAATTCATGGTCGGTGAAACCGCCCACTTCCAACTCCAGGCAGCCTGCCTGATACCGGGCCAACACCGCCTGCTGGTACTCAATTACAGCAAGCCAGGCCCATTGAACAGCGACGACATCAAGCACTGGCGCGCCATCAAGCAAAAGCTCCGCTTCAACCAAGGCCCCCGCCTGCCCTGA
- a CDS encoding Hcp family type VI secretion system effector has product MPTPAYIKIEGQTQGNITAGAFTSESVGNVFVEGHEDEILVQEIKHQVTVPTDPQSGQPAGQRVHKPFIFTSALNKATPLMYQALTSGEMLPTVEVRWYRTSVEGKQEHFFTTTLEDATIVNINTTLPHAQNKENADFTQLVEVSMSYRKVTWSHVAAGTEGSDDWRTPLV; this is encoded by the coding sequence ATGCCAACACCCGCTTACATCAAGATCGAAGGCCAAACCCAAGGCAACATCACTGCAGGCGCCTTCACCTCCGAATCGGTCGGCAACGTGTTCGTCGAAGGCCATGAAGACGAAATCCTGGTGCAGGAAATCAAGCACCAGGTGACCGTACCCACTGACCCACAAAGCGGCCAGCCCGCCGGTCAACGGGTGCACAAGCCTTTCATCTTCACCAGCGCGCTGAACAAGGCGACGCCGTTGATGTATCAGGCCCTGACCAGCGGCGAAATGCTGCCAACCGTCGAAGTCAGATGGTACCGCACCTCGGTGGAAGGCAAGCAAGAGCACTTCTTCACCACCACGCTGGAAGACGCCACGATTGTCAACATCAACACCACGTTGCCCCATGCACAAAACAAGGAGAACGCTGACTTCACCCAATTGGTCGAGGTATCAATGTCGTACCGAAAGGTCACCTGGTCCCACGTAGCTGCAGGTACCGAAGGCTCCGACGACTGGCGCACACCGTTGGTATAA